The DNA sequence GAACTCTGCGACCCAGGGAACCGAGGCCACCGCAAACGCCAGCAAGACCTCCAAGGAGGCCGTTGAGATCGTGACAAAGATAATCAAAGACATCAAAGACGTAGGAGAGAAAGCCCAAAAGAGCCTAAAGACCCTATCCGGCCTAACCGGATCGGTCCAGGAGATAACCGGATTCATCGAGACGATAAACTCCATAGCCGACCAGACCAACCTGCTCGCACTGAACGCCGCGATAGAGGCGGCCAGGGCAGGAGAGGCAGGAAGAGGCTTTGCGGTGGTCGCCGAAGAAGTCCGCAAGCTGGCGGAGGAATCGGGCCACGCGGCGGGGAGCATCGGAAAGCTTATAGAGGGCCTACAGAGCCAGACAAAGGAATCGGTGGACGTAACCACCGAGGCGGGAAAAATAATGACCCAAACCGTTCAGCAGGCCGACGAAGCTAAGACAGGCCTCGACGAGACGTTAAGACAGATCGCCCTGGTCAACGACGCCATGCAGAATATAGCCGCCACCTCCCAGGAGCAGGCGGCATCGGCCAACGAAATGGCCAACGCGGTGGACCAGGCGTCCAGGTCTACGGTGGATATAGCCAACAAAATAAGCGGAGTTAAAAGCTCCGCCGACGAAACAGCAAAGGCGTCGGAGACGGTGGCCCAGGAGGCGGAGACTGTCTCCCTACTGTCGAAATCGATCCAGGACAGACTGGCTACGTTCTCCACAGGTAAGGAAAAATCGAAAAGCCCAGCTTTGAGATAGACCGGAATAACCGTGACGGGGGTCCCTTGGGGGATCCCCGTCATTAATTTTCATAGAGCCTCTAAGTCCCAAAGTCACAGATATATAGACATATAAGGCTGCAATGTGAATGAAACTGATCAGCTTTTAGATTCATATATACCGGAAAAAAAAGACTTACCTCTCGAACTCGTCTAACTTTTCTGCATACACAGTTGCGCAAATCGGGATATTTGTTTAAGATAGTCCGGCTTGCCTTCAGGGGCAGGACCATCTTTATTTTTTCGGGAGGTTATCCGATGATTCACGAATTGGTAAGTGCGGCAAACGGTATACTTTGGGGTAAGCTGATGGTGTGGCTTCTGTTGGGTACGGGGATATTCTACTCAATCAGACTGGGGCTACCTCAGATCAGACATTTTGGACACATGTTCAAGGTCATGTTCAGCGGCAGAACCTCCGCTGAGGGAGGTATAACCCCATTCCAGGCTCTCTGCACCGGCCTCGCCGCCCAGGTAGGAACGGGAAACCTGGCAGGAGTTGCAACCGCACTGGTATCAGGTGGCCCCGGGGCCATCTTCTGGATGTGGATAACCGCCCTGGTTGGAATGGCCACCATATTCGGGGAGGCCACCCTAGCCCAGGTCTTCAGGGTAAAGAGCGAGGACGGAACCTACCGCGGAGGCCCAGCCTACTACCTCGAAAAGGGGCTCGGTCAGAAGTGGATGGGGGTTCTATTCGCCTTCTCCATCATCGTCGCCATGGCCTTCATCTTCAACGCAGTACAGTGTAACTCCATAGCAGCAGGGCTCAGAGGAGCGTTCAACCTCAACGAGGTATACGTGGCAGGAGCCACCATAGTCATGACTGCCCTCGTCATATTCGGAGGGCTTAGGCGCATCGCCCACGTGGCGGAGATAGTGGTTCCCCTCATGGCTGGACTCTACATTCTTGGCTCACTCGTGGTGGTCGTAACCCACATCTCCGAGATACCGGCGGTTTTCTCCCTGATATTCAAGAGCGCCTTCGGAGCTAAGCAGGTAGCAGGAGGTGTCCTTGGGCACACCGTAGCGATGGCCTTCAGGTATGGCGTATCCAGAGGACTTTTCTCCAACGAGGCGGGAATGGGATCCACCCCTAACGCCCACGCCACCGCCGACGTGAAGCACCCTGCGAGACAGGGATTCACCGCCATGCTGGGGGTATTTGTGGACACGATCCTCATATGCACCGCCACGGCGGCTATAATACTTCTGTCCGGAACATTGGACAGCGGCAAAACCGGCGTAGAACTGACCCAGATAGCCATAGGGGCCACGCTGGGAGCCTGGGGCCCGACATTTATAGCCGTAGCCCTGATGTTCTTCGCCTGGACCTCCATACTGGGCAACTACTACTACGGCGAGAGCAACCTCATGTACATCTT is a window from the Dethiosulfovibrio salsuginis genome containing:
- a CDS encoding alanine/glycine:cation symporter family protein — its product is MIHELVSAANGILWGKLMVWLLLGTGIFYSIRLGLPQIRHFGHMFKVMFSGRTSAEGGITPFQALCTGLAAQVGTGNLAGVATALVSGGPGAIFWMWITALVGMATIFGEATLAQVFRVKSEDGTYRGGPAYYLEKGLGQKWMGVLFAFSIIVAMAFIFNAVQCNSIAAGLRGAFNLNEVYVAGATIVMTALVIFGGLRRIAHVAEIVVPLMAGLYILGSLVVVVTHISEIPAVFSLIFKSAFGAKQVAGGVLGHTVAMAFRYGVSRGLFSNEAGMGSTPNAHATADVKHPARQGFTAMLGVFVDTILICTATAAIILLSGTLDSGKTGVELTQIAIGATLGAWGPTFIAVALMFFAWTSILGNYYYGESNLMYIFPNCGKGGLAIYRVMVLGMLMFGATSSVPFVWELADFFNGIMALLNLIGILLLSGIVVKMMDDYESQIKSGIDDPVIDRKAFSQYYKG